A single window of Candidatus Krumholzibacteriota bacterium DNA harbors:
- a CDS encoding UMP kinase has product MTERPRLGRVLLKVSGEILGGQGSGIEHGMVEAFAAELEEAKETGAEIAVVIGGGNILRGEMMCRQGIKKVAADYMGMLGTIINALALQSALEDRGVDARVMTAIVMEHFVEPYVWRNAVRHLDEGRIVIFAGGTGNPFFTTDTAAALRACETEAEALLKGTKVDGVYTADPMTDRSAERIGEMGYTDVLRRDLRVMDATAVALCRDNQIPVIVFDLFEKGNLRRVIEGEALGTIIR; this is encoded by the coding sequence ATGACGGAGCGTCCGAGACTGGGACGGGTGCTGCTCAAGGTCAGCGGGGAGATCCTCGGGGGCCAGGGCAGCGGTATCGAGCACGGGATGGTCGAAGCCTTCGCCGCCGAGCTCGAGGAAGCGAAGGAGACCGGGGCCGAGATCGCGGTCGTGATCGGGGGCGGGAACATCCTCCGCGGCGAGATGATGTGCCGCCAGGGGATCAAGAAGGTCGCCGCCGATTACATGGGCATGCTCGGGACGATCATCAACGCGCTCGCGCTCCAGTCGGCCCTCGAGGATCGCGGCGTCGACGCCAGGGTGATGACCGCCATCGTCATGGAGCACTTCGTCGAGCCGTACGTGTGGCGCAACGCGGTCAGGCATCTCGACGAGGGGCGGATCGTCATCTTCGCCGGCGGGACGGGGAACCCCTTCTTCACCACCGACACGGCCGCCGCCCTGCGCGCCTGCGAGACCGAGGCGGAGGCGCTTTTGAAGGGAACGAAGGTCGACGGAGTCTACACCGCCGACCCGATGACCGATCGGTCGGCCGAGCGGATCGGCGAGATGGGATACACCGACGTTCTCCGACGGGATCTGCGCGTCATGGACGCGACCGCCGTCGCGCTCTGCAGGGACAACCAGATCCCGGTCATCGTGTTCGACCTTTTCGAGAAGGGGAACCTCAGGAGGGTGATCGAGGGAGAGGCCCTCGGGACCATCATCAGGTAG
- the tsf gene encoding translation elongation factor Ts has product MSITPQLVKELRDRTGAGMMDCKKALIETNGDMEAAITYLREKGISQAAKRAGREASEGCVFTYVHPGDKLAVMVEVNCETDFVARTDDFRELGRNLCMQVAAANPSVVRREELSADMVAKEREIYVNQARESGKPEKVIDKIVEGKLGKFYHEVVLLEQPYIKDDKESVEQVVKAVIGKLGENIVVRRFARFQLGEAAS; this is encoded by the coding sequence ATGAGCATCACTCCGCAACTCGTCAAGGAGCTGCGCGACCGGACCGGCGCCGGCATGATGGACTGCAAGAAGGCCCTCATCGAGACGAACGGCGACATGGAGGCGGCGATCACCTACCTTCGCGAGAAGGGGATATCGCAGGCCGCGAAGCGGGCAGGCCGCGAGGCATCGGAAGGCTGCGTATTCACCTACGTCCATCCCGGCGACAAGCTGGCCGTCATGGTCGAGGTGAACTGCGAGACGGATTTCGTGGCCAGGACCGACGATTTCCGCGAACTGGGCAGGAATCTCTGCATGCAGGTCGCCGCGGCGAATCCCTCCGTGGTCCGGCGCGAGGAACTGTCCGCCGACATGGTCGCGAAGGAGCGCGAGATCTACGTCAACCAGGCCCGTGAAAGCGGAAAGCCCGAGAAGGTCATCGACAAAATAGTTGAAGGCAAACTCGGCAAGTTCTACCATGAGGTCGTTCTCCTCGAACAGCCGTACATCAAGGACGACAAGGAGAGCGTCGAGCAGGTGGTCAAGGCGGTCATCGGCAAGCTGGGTGAGAATATCGTCGTCAGGCGCTTCGCCCGGTTCCAGTTGGGGGAGGCTGCAAGCTGA
- the rpsB gene encoding 30S ribosomal protein S2, protein MEVQLTDLLEAGAHFGHQTRRWNPKMKPYIFKEQNGIYIIDLRKTLDHLTKAYSFLTDLAGEGKTVIFVGTKRQAKESVREDAERCDMFYVNERWLGGTLTNFRTIKQSMDRLDDLEAMEKDGRIEQFSKKERLDLEKLHGKLQKVLGGIRGMTKPPSCLIVFDTKKEAIAIREARKLGIPVIALVDTNSDPDDAEYPIPANDDAIRSVKLFTRILADAVIEGRSRYLKNKDFLDKKEKDAAGGGKKPGPKAPPAASAPPVEPKDGDR, encoded by the coding sequence GTGGAAGTCCAGTTGACGGACCTGCTCGAGGCGGGCGCGCATTTCGGACACCAGACGAGACGCTGGAATCCGAAGATGAAGCCCTACATCTTCAAAGAGCAGAACGGCATCTACATCATCGATCTCCGCAAGACACTCGATCATCTCACAAAGGCCTACTCGTTCCTCACCGATCTGGCGGGCGAGGGGAAGACCGTGATCTTCGTCGGCACGAAGCGCCAGGCGAAGGAAAGCGTCCGCGAGGACGCCGAGCGGTGCGACATGTTCTACGTGAACGAACGGTGGCTCGGCGGCACGCTGACGAATTTCCGCACCATCAAGCAGTCGATGGACCGCCTCGACGATCTCGAGGCGATGGAAAAGGACGGGAGGATCGAGCAGTTCTCGAAGAAGGAGCGGCTCGACCTCGAAAAGCTGCACGGCAAGCTCCAGAAGGTGCTCGGCGGGATCAGGGGGATGACGAAGCCGCCTTCGTGTCTCATCGTCTTCGATACCAAGAAGGAGGCGATCGCGATCCGCGAGGCGCGCAAGCTCGGCATCCCGGTGATCGCGCTCGTCGACACAAACAGCGATCCGGACGACGCCGAATACCCGATACCGGCGAACGACGACGCGATCCGCTCGGTGAAGCTCTTCACCAGGATTCTCGCCGATGCGGTCATCGAGGGACGTTCCCGGTATCTCAAGAACAAGGATTTCCTCGACAAGAAGGAAAAGGACGCGGCAGGCGGCGGCAAGAAGCCGGGGCCCAAAGCTCCTCCCGCGGCGTCCGCGCCGCCCGTCGAGCCGAAGGACGGCGACAGGTAA
- the rpsI gene encoding 30S ribosomal protein S9, producing MAKEVYHSVGRRKSAIARVYLSEGKGSITVNGEDLAGYMKRDSLTLLVKQPLEATSSVDKYDIKATINGGGIAGQAGALQLGIARAIQMHDETHRKVLKAHGFLTRDPREKERKKYGQPGARKKFQFSKR from the coding sequence TTGGCGAAAGAGGTGTACCATTCGGTCGGCCGGCGGAAATCGGCGATCGCCCGCGTCTATCTGAGCGAGGGCAAGGGATCGATTACCGTCAACGGGGAGGATCTCGCCGGGTACATGAAGCGCGACAGTCTCACGTTGCTGGTCAAGCAGCCGCTCGAGGCGACGAGCAGCGTCGACAAGTACGACATCAAGGCGACGATCAACGGCGGCGGTATCGCCGGACAGGCCGGCGCGCTGCAGCTCGGCATCGCCCGCGCGATCCAGATGCACGACGAGACCCACCGCAAGGTCCTGAAGGCCCACGGATTCCTGACTCGCGATCCCCGCGAGAAGGAGCGCAAGAAGTACGGTCAGCCGGGCGCCAGGAAGAAGTTCCAGTTCTCGAAGCGCTAG
- the rplM gene encoding 50S ribosomal protein L13: MQKTRVLKPGEFTNGWCVVDAAGKTLGRLASNVATVLRGKDKPGYVPFMDTGDFVIVVNADKIHVTGNKREDKTYWRHTGYPGGLRITTYKDAFEKDPTFVIKHAVRGMLPHNRLGRRLIKKLKVYVGPKHPHDAQQPRELDF; this comes from the coding sequence ATGCAGAAGACAAGGGTGCTGAAACCCGGGGAGTTCACGAATGGCTGGTGCGTGGTCGACGCGGCCGGGAAGACGCTCGGGCGCCTCGCCTCGAACGTGGCCACCGTGCTCCGCGGCAAGGACAAGCCGGGATACGTGCCGTTCATGGATACCGGGGACTTCGTGATCGTGGTGAACGCGGACAAGATCCACGTCACGGGAAACAAGCGGGAAGACAAGACCTACTGGCGTCACACCGGGTATCCGGGCGGACTCCGCATCACGACGTACAAGGATGCCTTCGAGAAGGATCCCACCTTCGTGATCAAGCACGCCGTTCGCGGCATGCTCCCGCACAACCGGCTCGGAAGACGCCTCATCAAGAAGCTCAAGGTCTACGTCGGGCCGAAACACCCGCACGACGCCCAGCAGCCCCGCGAGCTCGATTTCTGA
- the mtnA gene encoding S-methyl-5-thioribose-1-phosphate isomerase, which produces MASREQDGRARDGSRFVFPTVDFRGGRLQIIDQTLLPSAEVSIAPASLDDVAEAIRSLRVRGAPAIGIAAAYGILLELEIAFETAGGRGRLDRLDRREVSPPAGLDGETLAGRLLDACSLLAGTRPTAANLFRALDRMRGVVEEAAGDAVRLCRDLPAEAFAIHEEELEVEFEIGSHGAPLVREGARVLTHCNAGGLATAGYGTALAILYRAWEDGRRFEVFADETRPLLQGSRITAWELTRRGIPVTVLCDGAAASLFDAGRIDLVVTGADRIAANGDVANKVGTLGVAVLCARYGVPFYVAAPLSTFDPSVGSGASIPIEQRSPQEVAFFGGKRTAPEEAAVYNPAFDVTPAELVTAIVTERGLIERPDRAGVAAYLAG; this is translated from the coding sequence ATGGCATCGAGAGAACAGGACGGGAGGGCACGGGACGGCAGCCGCTTCGTCTTTCCGACGGTCGATTTCCGCGGCGGGAGGCTCCAAATCATCGACCAGACCCTGCTGCCCTCCGCGGAGGTGTCGATCGCTCCGGCGAGCCTCGACGATGTCGCGGAGGCGATACGGTCTCTCCGGGTCCGCGGCGCGCCGGCCATCGGGATCGCGGCCGCATACGGGATCCTGCTCGAGCTCGAGATCGCCTTCGAGACCGCGGGCGGGCGGGGGCGTCTCGACCGCCTCGACAGGCGGGAGGTGTCGCCGCCGGCTGGACTGGACGGCGAAACCCTCGCCGGTCGGCTCCTCGACGCCTGCAGCCTGCTCGCCGGCACGAGGCCGACGGCGGCGAACCTCTTCCGGGCGCTCGACCGCATGAGGGGCGTCGTCGAGGAAGCGGCGGGGGATGCGGTCCGGCTCTGCCGCGACCTTCCCGCCGAGGCGTTCGCGATCCACGAGGAGGAGCTCGAGGTCGAGTTCGAGATCGGAAGCCACGGGGCGCCGCTCGTCCGCGAGGGGGCGCGCGTCCTCACGCACTGCAACGCGGGAGGGCTCGCCACCGCCGGATACGGCACGGCCCTGGCCATACTCTACCGGGCGTGGGAAGACGGGCGCCGTTTCGAGGTGTTCGCCGACGAGACGCGGCCGCTCCTCCAGGGCTCGCGCATCACGGCCTGGGAATTGACGCGACGCGGCATCCCCGTCACCGTGCTCTGCGACGGGGCGGCGGCTTCGCTGTTCGACGCGGGCCGGATCGATCTGGTGGTAACCGGCGCGGACCGCATCGCCGCGAACGGCGACGTGGCGAACAAGGTGGGAACGCTCGGTGTCGCCGTCCTCTGCGCCCGGTACGGCGTGCCGTTCTACGTCGCCGCTCCCCTCTCGACCTTCGATCCGTCGGTCGGCTCCGGGGCGTCGATCCCGATCGAACAGCGTTCCCCGCAAGAGGTTGCGTTCTTCGGCGGCAAGAGGACGGCCCCGGAGGAAGCCGCCGTCTACAATCCCGCCTTCGACGTGACGCCGGCGGAGCTCGTCACGGCGATCGTCACCGAGCGGGGGCTGATCGAGCGGCCCGACAGGGCCGGCGTGGCGGCGTATCTCGCCGGGTGA
- a CDS encoding YjbQ family protein, translated as MKVHEGEHRFETDGDGTIVDLTPAVAGILAESQVTTGQLTVFCPGSTGAVTTIEYEPGLLRDLPALFERIAPEGIGYHHDVAWGDGNGFSHVRAAFLGPSMTVPVSGGEMTLGTWQQIVFLEFDNRPRSRRVTVSVIGV; from the coding sequence ATGAAGGTCCACGAAGGAGAACACCGGTTCGAGACCGACGGCGACGGCACGATCGTCGATCTCACCCCGGCGGTCGCCGGCATACTCGCCGAGTCGCAGGTCACGACGGGGCAGCTGACCGTCTTCTGTCCGGGCTCCACGGGGGCGGTGACGACGATCGAATACGAACCGGGGCTCCTGCGCGATCTTCCCGCGCTCTTCGAACGTATCGCGCCCGAGGGGATCGGCTATCATCACGATGTCGCCTGGGGGGACGGCAACGGGTTCAGCCACGTGCGCGCCGCTTTCCTGGGGCCCTCGATGACCGTGCCCGTCTCCGGCGGGGAAATGACGCTCGGCACCTGGCAGCAGATCGTTTTCCTGGAATTCGACAACCGGCCGCGCAGCAGGCGCGTGACCGTGAGCGTGATCGGGGTCTGA
- the maf gene encoding septum formation protein Maf codes for MDVQRSLVLASASPRRGEILSRLGFEFETIPSAVDENEVSWDDPVRAARLLAELKAVDVQRIRPRKTIIGADTIVLHGGVPLGKPADSGEAADMLARLSGQRHEVITGLAIVAPPDVRLVDAARTAVFFRPLSGEEIARYIDTAEPFDKAGAYAIQGHAAAFVERVEGDYPNVVGLPVSLLFAMFRELEARR; via the coding sequence AGATACTCTCCCGACTCGGGTTCGAATTCGAGACGATCCCCTCGGCGGTCGACGAGAACGAGGTCTCGTGGGACGATCCGGTGCGCGCGGCGAGGCTCCTGGCCGAACTGAAGGCGGTCGACGTGCAGCGGATCCGTCCGAGGAAGACGATCATCGGGGCCGACACGATCGTGCTCCACGGCGGCGTGCCTCTCGGCAAGCCGGCCGATTCCGGCGAGGCGGCGGACATGCTCGCCCGTCTCTCCGGACAACGCCACGAGGTGATCACCGGCCTCGCGATCGTCGCCCCGCCCGACGTCAGGCTCGTCGACGCGGCGCGCACCGCCGTCTTCTTCCGGCCCCTGTCCGGGGAGGAGATCGCGCGCTACATCGATACGGCGGAGCCTTTCGACAAGGCGGGGGCGTACGCGATCCAGGGGCACGCGGCGGCGTTCGTCGAGCGCGTCGAGGGGGACTATCCGAACGTCGTCGGCCTGCCGGTCTCGCTGCTCTTCGCCATGTTCCGCGAGCTCGAGGCGCGGCGTTGA